In Leptospira kirschneri serovar Cynopteri str. 3522 CT, a single genomic region encodes these proteins:
- a CDS encoding helix-turn-helix domain-containing protein yields the protein MSKFLSIFDINTIGILDYENFLKLGAIYFHAFAVVIGFLLGFSKLFSSDGFNKSYGSVLQSAAFFLILNNGILIDQGTLRNDSRMLFGSYYGLVLYSSLAVFVCFQYILESLDNPWIYCKKLLGIIPVTILLSYFIPDFYFISFTNILGFAISIFTFIWSLRKALKSNKPILYLNLPFLSFLISICFVFDFLGTVFNKKDFFLLTEMIPGSVICYTLVLERFFPSLFNKTATVTIPDSNITNEIELETIPEVKETQKNKYPSRDLLEGIDIEKVKIKLNHFLDSKGFIDEELRLPDFASGLGLSTHQASYYLNQYLNMSFTDFLQFHRINEVKNMMRIKANYNLLNIAFECGFNSASSFHRACVKYTGKSPRDLRQELLSTETQRKGESE from the coding sequence ATGTCCAAGTTCCTTTCCATATTTGATATAAACACAATCGGAATTTTAGATTATGAGAATTTCTTAAAGTTGGGAGCTATCTATTTTCATGCTTTTGCTGTAGTTATTGGATTTTTATTAGGATTTTCTAAACTTTTTTCGAGTGATGGTTTTAATAAATCCTACGGGTCCGTTTTACAATCTGCTGCGTTTTTTCTAATTTTAAATAACGGTATTCTGATCGATCAAGGAACTTTGCGAAACGATAGTAGAATGTTATTCGGTTCTTACTATGGCCTAGTTCTTTATTCTAGTTTGGCTGTATTTGTTTGTTTCCAGTATATATTAGAATCTTTAGATAATCCTTGGATTTATTGTAAAAAACTTTTAGGAATCATTCCAGTTACGATTTTACTTTCTTATTTCATTCCCGATTTTTACTTTATATCTTTCACAAACATTCTAGGATTTGCGATTTCTATTTTTACCTTTATCTGGTCTTTGAGAAAGGCTTTAAAATCAAATAAACCTATTTTATACCTCAACCTCCCCTTTTTATCGTTTTTAATTTCTATTTGTTTTGTTTTTGATTTTCTTGGTACAGTTTTTAATAAAAAGGATTTCTTTCTTTTAACAGAAATGATTCCGGGTTCCGTTATTTGTTATACACTTGTTTTAGAACGTTTTTTCCCTTCTTTGTTTAATAAGACGGCTACTGTTACGATTCCAGATTCTAACATAACCAATGAAATTGAATTAGAAACCATTCCTGAAGTCAAAGAAACTCAAAAAAATAAATATCCGTCTAGAGATTTGTTAGAAGGGATCGATATTGAAAAAGTTAAAATTAAGCTAAATCATTTTTTAGATTCTAAAGGTTTTATAGACGAAGAACTAAGACTCCCTGATTTTGCCTCTGGTTTAGGTCTTTCCACTCATCAGGCTTCTTACTATCTAAATCAATATTTGAATATGAGTTTTACTGATTTCCTGCAATTTCATAGAATCAACGAAGTGAAAAATATGATGCGTATAAAAGCGAATTATAATCTTTTAAATATTGCTTTTGAGTGTGGTTTTAATTCTGCTTCTTCCTTTCATAGAGCTTGTGTTAAATATACGGGTAAATCTCCCAGAGATCTTAGACAAGAACTTCTTTCTACTGAAACCCAAAGAAAAGGTGAAAGTGAATGA
- a CDS encoding LIMLP_19325 family protein, which produces MVINYFKIKPLDITESELDEYSKYIGFPLYKEDREAILKSTSFRKVLAILKILKLNSLNHYFVDDLESNDEFPIRQIF; this is translated from the coding sequence ATGGTAATCAATTATTTTAAAATAAAACCCTTAGACATCACAGAATCCGAGTTAGACGAATACTCGAAATATATAGGCTTTCCGTTATACAAAGAAGATCGAGAAGCTATTCTAAAATCGACAAGTTTCCGTAAAGTCTTGGCTATTTTAAAAATATTAAAACTCAACTCTCTCAATCATTACTTTGTGGATGATTTAGAAAGTAACGATGAGTTTCCAATAAGACAAATTTTTTAA
- a CDS encoding DUF6258 family protein, producing MELEDFIKTIYLGDRACKKIILDSWAQEVKIQITCISRVRSERWNYYTDEDIEDGYLVFEKVKNINFEPPGLIPNDFINDVTVEKLEEGYYNVIINISAGYGEGENIDIDVCIITKSVAIEDPEQPNIRIRD from the coding sequence ATGGAACTTGAAGATTTCATAAAAACGATTTATCTCGGTGATCGTGCTTGCAAAAAGATTATTTTAGATAGCTGGGCTCAAGAAGTTAAAATTCAGATAACGTGTATATCTCGTGTTCGTTCTGAACGATGGAATTATTATACGGATGAAGACATTGAGGACGGTTATCTAGTTTTCGAAAAAGTTAAAAATATTAACTTTGAACCACCGGGCCTTATTCCTAACGATTTTATAAACGATGTTACGGTAGAAAAATTGGAAGAGGGTTATTATAATGTAATTATCAATATCAGTGCGGGATATGGAGAAGGTGAAAATATAGATATAGATGTTTGTATCATAACTAAATCTGTGGCCATTGAGGATCCAGAACAACCTAATATTCGGATAAGAGATTAA